GAACATAAAGCAACAGAAATGAGATATGGATCTCCAACTAGCCAGCAAATAGACAAAGTTAAAGGATTTCTAAACTCTCTGTATACAGTGGTTGGGTTGAATATACATTGAATTCTATCCAATTGCTTCACTAGACGGTTATTTCAACAATTGCTCATTAAATGAGAACATTTTATTCTTTCGAACCCCATGCTACCAAGTTTACGACTTGCATGAATCATGAAGAAACCAGTGGTGGCTTCTTCTTGAAAACAAAACCTTACAAGAACTTCAGTTGCAGTATTTTACAAAGACCCTTCCCACTGCTTAATTAGGAGTTGTTTATAGTGCAAACAGGaaatggggttctgattggctaatagaATTATGTCATTATCACATCGGTACCTCATTTGCCGAACAAGTTGCATAGCATCATGTGACACAGGCATGACCTACATGTAAATATTACGCGATGATTAGACACGCAGTCAGCCAGTGCAAAAGATCTTTTCAAAATACTGTAGCTTGTAATTATTttgaactttgttaaccagttgcattttgatgtggctgcCAATTTGAAAATCCTCTATAGCAAGTGAATTCCAGTTTATCAAGGAGTTGCATTATTTTGTGCACAAATCACACTAGTTTGATTATGCCTGTATGGATTAAAGCCATCTGGGTGAATATTCAATTCCAGCAAAATCTGTTTTCCTATGCCATGTTTTCTTCCCATTAATGATCAGTCTTTGTTCTGATTTTGGGTAATGGTTTAGATTAAGAATTAGAGTTAGGGTGACAGCTATTAAAGGTTATGGTTCAGGCAAATATTAGTGTTAGCATTGTGGTCAGATTATAGAGCAGATGGCATTACACCCATGGTAGACACAACCCCTTAAAAAGACCTTCCATCGTCCCAGTTCATCTCTTTACATGCTTAAACATACATAATAATCTTCATATCATAAACTCTAATTTCTCTGAATCAAGCGTTATTTATTAGAAATAATATTGTAATTGAAGATTAAAAGAATACACAGAAACATGCATCTCTTTGCTTTGTGCGTATGGACCGAGATACctgaatataataatatattaccGATTTAAAGGAGTatatcatgatcctagcatcctctttttatgacatttttcagtagatattcatgaaaaaagcttattcccaaatttcagttgattccgattttgcgtttgcaagttatgcatgattatttgtattacactgctccaaagaCCACTGCGTTCAAttacaaattaatctgcaagaaattttttcacAAGTGGTAAAAactagaaaagtgggggatgaggctgtggatcatgaaatgcccttttaacacagACAACAGAATATATGCAtcaatgattaatatatttaaaacTATTCATGCTAATGAATTCAACAGAAAATAAGATGGCTCATTCCCATTCATGCAATTGTCACTGATAATGCGGTGGGCTAAGTCATTCCATGTGACTTTGCTTGGCCATCTTACAAAATACtgatacatgtacagggtgttccAATAGTCTCTTTACCATTTGAAACTGTTGCATCTATTCTACAAAACGATTTATCAATGATATGAATGCATCATCGCAAAAAGGAATTTGTAGACTTATTTTGATATCTAACTTGACCCATTTTTCTTGTCAAATTTAGatacaaaatatgaagaaacaTTTCATGGCAAAATCAAGAAACACTTAGCATGAGGGTCCTTGGCACTACTGATGCACATGAGCCCTATGAAAAACCCAATGATTCTAAAATGGCTATATATTAAGAGCAGCTTGTAACAGACAagaattatttggcttttgttactgcatgggtcaataaagtcccaatttACCGAGGTGTTAATTTACAAAAGTGTGAGTCAGTATGCAAAGCTCAATTTGTGTGGGTGCTGTGCCCAGCTGAGTAAACGTGTgtcgattacaagctgatcagagtatcATGCTATCTGTCACATAGATTATCGGTGGGAAGAATTAAAATACAAGGCTCAAAATGGTAAAGAGACTTTTGGGACGCCCTGTATATATGTGATATAATCAAGAAAATTGTGTATCACATGGTAACTTATAGTTGATCAAATAGTTAAAAAGCGAACTGTTTCTAAACTGTTTATCCACAAAAATAACCTGTTCagtaaaatttgaaagtttttaggggcctgagctttctaTACTAGCAAGATATTTATCAAACACAGGATCTTTATCAATGCCTTTAAAAAAGATCCTAAGAGGATCGAAAACTCATGCCCCTAAAAAAAGTCAAATAGTGGTACAATataaaacatttctgtaaaacaaTCACCAATGGGCAaatccagtttaaatccataccttctatggaagacacgaccttaatcttccacagagcgAGTGTGTATTTCCATGTCCATTTGAaatttcacaccccctgtgtagtagattaaggtcatgtcttccataggcagtgTGGGAATAAGCCAATGTTAAGTTTATTTTAATCACAGCTGCTGTATTCAGATATTTGATGATGTTAGATGAATCCAATATAAAATTCACTCACAAATTCTTAGCTTTTGCCATCTTGTCTGGTGATGGTACTATCCACTGCTTTCCCACAACACATACACAGTATATATCCAATGGACCATACCAACTGTGATTAAGCCATCAGACAAGATGTCAAAAGCTAGGGATTTGTGAGTGAATTTTACATTCAATTTGACTAACATAATCAAATTTCTCATCATTTCTTCAATCCTACAAATACATCTCTTCACAGCTACACTATATTTAACTGTATAATAATTGTTGATTACTCCGCATATACTAGTAATAGTGAGCAGACCTACTAACAGGCTGCTTTGTGAATATTCAAGGGTTGCTTCATGAATATTCAACTCTGTAGACATACCCAGTATTgcatcatgaatattcaaaagggCACACCTATAAGTCTGCTTCATGAATATTTAACAGGGCACACCAACATGTCTTCTTCATGAATATGTTTTAAcatggaataattctggtataccctgtgcataagtataaccctaaccctataccctaaccctaaaacacagagTGTGCAGGGTAAACAAGAATTGTACCTACAACACATGGTATGCATGGTAAACCTGAATTGTATGTTAACATGTCCTAACATCACCCGTATGTGTTTGCTATAACTAAATTGCAATTTGatagaaataaaataatagtAACAAATTCTACCAAATTTcataaatattataataaaaattTGCACAGTGTGATGCATGtagtcaagcaaaatgagtcatttgTTGAGATAAGCAATTTTCTTTTTCATGCAGCAATAGTCTGATTCAAGAATACTTTTTCATAAAACAGCTACCTTCTTCCTTCTGTTAGTGTACTCGGCCCTATAATGCAGTGGTGGAATAGCTGAAGGTGCCTTTAAAACACtcaaattattgtttgatttcagGCTTTTACCTCCATGTGTGACAAACCAATATGTAGTggtaagcaaaatcagtctgaagtcaggcatattcaattttcagttttctactttGATGTATagagcatttgcaaagctacattttgcagaaaccccattgaaattggacaaattgttccaaagatatgagcaattaaagggtttccaaaacaataggaaagagaagaaattatttcctttgtttgactatatctcaaaatcaatatttctgacttttgactgattttgcttgatcacatcacatatggctCATGGGATATGACAACATTTTTATGCAGCCAAAAAGATGAAACAACAAATTTGACTGCAGCAACAAATTACTATATcagcttgatcatgtcacaagatACAATGTGTGCAAATGTAGAAAACTAAATATTAGAGGAAAACATTCAACCATATGTCTACAAACATGATGGTTATCAAATATAGCACCCTCATTCCACAAAGATATGTCAATCAAATCAGAGACCAATGTGTAGAAGCCCAATGATTAAACCTTATTTAATATAACCCTTCAATGGCAAAAAGGAAAGACAAgacattttgattattttgacattattgACAAAAATTATGCTAAGACAGACTAAATCTACATAGACTAAATTGGCTATCAtttatgtggagacttgtgttgaatAACCTTTCTCATAAATCCTTCATTAGAgggcttgcgatttccaaacgtacgtatcacacgcccgtgcatctattcaaaattctgtcacatgagagtgattttgaatagatgcacaggCATTTGATACATAAGTTTGAAAATCACTCTCTACTGCAAACCTACTGCACATATCATTAAGTTAAGCTACTGAAAGTTGTTGCACTGGTTCCAGTTTCATACATAGGGGACAATGGGACTATTTCATTATCCAACATACTTTTATTATTACACACATCACTGGGCAGAGTAATATTACATGTATAGCAAAATTATACAACgtgtaaagctggtttcatactaccctgccgcttgccgctgagcagcgtggcgcattgcagacaaatggacacaatcaaggcttgtcattggttaaaacgccctgccgcttgtcgcagcggcaagcggcaggaaagtatgctgggggcataaGAGTTACTTAGTGCTTTTATTCTTTCCTTCAAGTTGGCCAAGGAagaaatgggctgaaaataaataaaattgtggCAATTTTGACTTTACAAAAGTCTGGTTCCTGTGTTtgactggaaattctcatgcctgaacatGGTAAGGGAGTGCTTAAACTGCATCATTCACAATTATATTCTATCCCCTCCCATTGCtacaaaaatatgttaaaatcaTCAAATAACATGCCTAGCATTTGGCATATTCTCTTCAAAATTTGAGACAAACAGGTTGTcattaaaataatgaaagttttggtaaaAAAAGAAAAGTTGGTATGGGCTGGAAACGGGACCCAAGCAATCAACTTTCATTGACCTTATGCTTGTAGTGCTTATGGCAAATAGAGTGCTCCAGATGTTTAGAGAGTGCTCCATGTGtgatatacacataatcataacaGTCCAGACATAAAGTagaatatttcaaaataagttcCACTATTGAGCTCTACACATGTCAATACCATTCATTCAGGGGCACTTGAAAAAAAGGCACTATTATAAGTAATGTTCAGACGATCGTAGGAAACTTGTAGGTTAGATCATAGTTAGCTAAATTTGAAGGTATGATTGTAGGTAGTGCCTGTGTATATGCACTCACTGTTAGCTACAAGTTACCTATGATGATTTAACTGAAAGATTTCTTGTCACTGGTTGCGGCTGTATGGACAGGTTTACCATTCATATTGAAGGGATCGAAGCATGTCCTTGCAACATATATCAATGTTGATGGCCGCCATGATATCCACAACCAGGATTCTTTCATTTCCATGTGAGAGGCGCTACACTGTAAGTGGTAAATTTATATGTTTATGATTGACGTACAAACTTGCTCGCAGGCAAAATGGGCCAATGATTGATAGTAACATCATGTGGGTGTGTATCTCAATTTACCATCATGAACACTGCGAAGTCAATCATACACTTCAGACAATCTTCTCTGCGTTACTATGGCAACACATTTGAGTATTTTCATCAATGTTTTGACTTAATTTTCTTGCCTTTGATAGCCAGTTCAACTTCATCTGCAGATAGTGTTTCATGTTTTAATAATGCTTCAGCTAGTCTTCTATGTTCTTTGCTGTGTGTTTTCAGAAGAGATGATGCTCGCTGGTAGGATTCCTGAGACaagaaaacacacaacaaatcaGTGAAAATGGATCTGCAAACAATACACACAACTTGCATCACtcacaaattttacaattttaacacatatttgaagacaTATTTGTTAAGAAGAACTGTCTGCTGCTGTATATATACTAATGCAAAGGATATCCTCTCTCTCTGCAACACTTTTAACATAAAGATTCCAGTCCAAAATCCTGGATGAAACTTAATCTTTGCTCCAGCTCCCCCATTAAATGTTGGATATAACAATGTCAGCAGGTCTGTGTGACCCtccaacattaaaaaaatggtggGTATGGAAGAGTGGAATACAGAGCGAAGTTTGTACTTGATGTACATAACAAACAAGTTTCACTCACTTTCATGTAGTTGAATTATTTTAGCACAAGTATGACGACTAATTTTTCAATCAGGATTGCAGATAGTGTAAatcttatttttgttttattttgagttCAGAATCAGATTAAGAGTTACAGTTGGCTTGTAGTCTTAAGAATATGTTAAGGTCAATGTCAAAGGTACAGGGGGGACAGCTTCCCCCACTGACAAATATATTTGGGGCCCTGCCCCTACCAGTGCTAAATTTGCTTTGCCAATGTTATAATTGTCATTGGTTTTGTGGATTTAGCTCAtgcccacacacccctaccccttAACAAAACCCTTTTTGTGGATTTGTGGCCTGTCCCACACAGCCAACCCCAACAAAAATCCCAGGCACACCACTGGCTAAGTGTTAGGATAATTTTAGGAAAAGACAGCACATGAAATGGCACATTAGGGAAATAAGAGAGGCCATTGGCTATAGACCATCTGGCAGGGTGCATACATACCTCTAATAACCTTCTAACTTCCTTCTCAATTTCTGACCGTGTTTCTTCACTGTGTTCAGTGGTGCCATATTCATTAGGTCCACTGTATGTCATTACTCCAAGCTAGAAAAAAAAGTAGCAAGATTTGTGATTAATAATTAAGATTGAATCTATGGTTGTGATGATTAATTATTCCATGTAATGTatcaaatggggtatcaaatccACACTTGTAACCTGCTAtcacgaaatcagcgtaaagtcgcaaggtgtTAGTCACTCAAAACGTCCTgactactgcgttggtgttcactcacctgttaaagccaccaagtatgtctgtatgtcctttgtgaatggaagCACAATaggccattcacaaaggataatactactggcttgtacaggtggcagcaaacaaagaacatcgacttagtcagaccaaatatctcgaaactaccaactcaagaaaatgagtataaagttgtggcgactttacgctgatttcgtggtagcaggtcacatttatgctttattttatattatattatattgcttTGCTTGTATATTTTATAGTAATGTTTTGAATTTATTGcaagggcaatccttcaatttattgtctTCCAATATCcagggtctcatgggagaccagtttttgtaaactgaatgaaataccctgaataaagattgttatctatctatctatctatctatctattggAGCTAGGAGCCTTCACTCAACCGAGGAGGGGGACTACTCCACAACCTGTCAAGGGCTTATGACGCAGCCATCAAACGGGTTCCTCGACCAGCGCCAGCCCATTAGGCCTGACGATGTGTCTcggatgagacgtgatactgtagccaactcaaaacagtaagtccagatgatcagtttgatatttaattttaatttccaatattggatctgcctggctttatgccaaataatatagaaacATAAATAAAAAATCACAGCGGTATCACATCCATATGACAGGGGTGGCTGGGGTGTCTTATGATTTATACAGATAATGAGGGTTACCATCAGTTTATTACCAGTCAATCTGTATTACAAACACCCATCTTAACATCTTATTGTGCACTTTATGATTTGTGGTATAATAGATCACTAAGATTTATCATTATCAGAAGATGGCTTTAATCGTTTCCCATTTTTGTGGCTTGATTAGAAGTCACTCTCTGTCTTAATATCATCATACCTTATCACTCATTCCAAATCTTGTTATCATGAGTCTTGCTATCCTTGTAGCTTGATCAAAGTCACTGCCAGCCCCTGTAGTAATTTGTTCAGCACCAAATATCATTTCCTCTGCCACTCTTCCACCCATGCATATGTCCATTTCTGCCAAAAGCTGGGATCTTGTCTGGTTTAATTGATCCTTCTTAGGCAATAGTGATACCTTTAATAAAATAAAGCAAGAAATGCATGCATTAGCTGCCACCAAAGATATTATATCCAAAGATAACAGACTCAAAATTGCATTACacataatgctatggtaaatccgccatCTTGGTTTGTCCCTCATGTAGGGCAGATAATGTACCTCCTGTATTCATTAGCAAGAGTCCAAAATCAAACAATAGTTTGAATCATTAAGCTTGAGCATTACATAGGTTGTATACAGCAAGAGTTAGAGGGCGTATGATATAGAGCGGATCATTCTAAATCATGCTTGCAAATAATACTGTTTTGTGGCCAAATTTGATCTATACTACTTTCTGTTGAAATTCATGACACATCGTGACTAGTATATGCTTTGGATCATTTTGATATCAATTCTGGACGAAGACGAACACTTGATTTTCAAGCAATTTTTAGGACAATATATTTTTAGAAAGCAATTTTTAGGAAAATATGTTCCTTGTATTTATGGTCCTATAAATTCAGAAAACATGTTTGTCCGTAACATAGTTATATACACCTTTCAACAAATGGCGatctatttatcatgtttatagagaGTCATTTTCAATTAGCACAAGTTTAGGTAAAACATAAACGACCAAACACTCTGAATTGAAGTTTGCCGGGCGCATAGCAAAAATAATCCAGAGGTACTTAAGTTGCCCTCAATGAGCGACATACAAACACAaaggagtcagtactctttgattCTGGCTAACACAGGGATATCACAAATACATCATGCAGGTATCAAATGATATCAAAAAGAAACTCACTGAGACATTAACGCAATTAACTCAATGAGTATTACGAAAAGATTATTAGTGATGGCCAAACAGCAGCATGGCAAGAATGGTGTTATGGCTGAAGAGAGTTGAGTTTCAATATCTTAGAAACTGTATTTTAGTTGATCACTCGAATGAACACATCGCACAATTACCCAATCAGAAGGCAGTGCTCATCTGTTGCATTGGTCCGAGTAGGAGGTATTTAATGGCTGTAGTATTTCTCTGGATTACATGTGATTTACTGCTTACATTTTTAACAGAATCCCTCTCTGAAGAAACTAATTTCCTTCATAGggcttcatcaatcttttggtttgttccttgaAAAGTATCCAGTGTcttttatatcaatttcaatCAACTTACATGACCTAGAGAATCTCCCCTGGGCATAATAGTAGCTTTATTGATTGGTATAGCATCTTTAGTGAAATACGCCACCAATGCGTGTCCTCCCTCGTGGAATGCTGTAATCTCCTTGTTCTTGTTATCAATGATGATGCTCTTTCTCTCAGGTCCCATTAGGATTTTATCCTTGGCATATTCTAGGTCCGTCATGTCCACTTCATCTTTGTTGAGCTTGGCTGCTTGGAGGGCTGCCTGGTTGACTAGATTGCTTAGGTCTGCACCTGTAATGATACCACAGGACAAGGGTGTAAGTGATTACACAGAAAAATTAGTACTatttataaggcctaaaaaaagagGTTTGATTGCCCTTTCCCGaccaacccaaaaaatcacagtcacttttttttctttcttttttcaaagtGGAAATGgagctttttaaacattttgatgcAGTTCTCAGAATTAATGAAATTTAGATCTTAAAAGATGTGGACCTAATTTATATAGATGTTAATGAATTCTGTAAAACAAACGCTGATCCACCGCTGTACATGGGGAAAATAGCAGCTGAATGTATACCTCTGGAATTGCCTACTAGGACGTATTGTAAAACCTTAAACACCCAAATGCTTTATTCTGCAACATAAATTACACCAAGCTTTGCTATTAAGTATCAGAACAACAGCTGGAACACGTTTCACAAATTCAGTGTCTTCCAGTGGGATTTTAGCATTCTAAAAAAAGCTGAAAGggcaaaaagacctttttttttaccCAAGCTGAAAAATGCTGAAACTTAAGTTTTGTACATCACAAGTGTTCAAACATCCAACAGCTGCAATCCTGGGGAAAATGTTGGCATGCTTTTGCACAACATTGCCATCCTTGCCCAAATGGATTGTTGATTATATGGTTGACACTGAGCCCTTCAGTTACTCCAACATTGACTGAAAGGATTTATATGCAAGAACTTGTCTTGTCAGCTTCCAATAACAGTCCTATAATATGTCAGGCATGCTATGAATATAAGTTATTGTTTGTAAATTaagttagaacaatcaaatattacaatgaatattttattagaaCATTCTGCatattacaatattttattgtttgaaattttacattgATGGTCAATTCATAAAGTTGACCTCTGTAGCAAACACAAGTAGTACTCAAATCTCGAATCTTGCAGTTCAGTAATGGGAAAATAAACCATATTTTGTTAGCAAACACAAAATCCAAAGCATTTTTGCACCAGAGATTTAGGACCcaacaagttttaaaaatctgattttgtttttcttttcagaaTCCAGTATTCTCTAACTCTGCATATGGTAGCACATAATCCCACCAACACTAACCTGTGAAGCCAACAGTTCCCCTAGCAAGAATCTCCTTGTCCACATCAGATGCAATCTTCACTTTATCAAGATACAAGTCTAAGATATCAATACGCCCATTCACGTCTGGTCTGGGGACAGTCACATTGATATCAAAACGCCCAGGTCTTGTTAATGCACTGCAAAGTATCAAGAACACTCAAATCATTTcatttaattcatgaattggtacAATAATATTTAGGAAAAAAACTTTCTTGATTTGAGTTGCTCAACCCAGATCGCCTCTTTCCCACCTTGCTGAAACTGTTGATGCTCGCAATCAAAAATTTGGGTGGTTTCTTCAATGTAAGAGGAGTCTTGACAGGGTTGATCTCCAAATCAACGGACCCcatcatttgcatcacaacccagctgaaggtttCAGTTGCAATGTTGGTTCGTctatcaaaaataggtatgttaAGTTGAccatattaaaattaataaagtaaCTGACTTACGTATCGAGGGATTTGGGAAAGTTGGTTGCACCTAACACAATAACGCCAGTATTTGTTTTAAACCCATCCATCTCCGCCAGTAGTTGGTTTATAGTTTGCCTAGCATATGGATGATTTGGTGATTGGATACGCTTACCACCAATAGAATCCAACTCATCTATGAAGATTACACACGGAGCTTTGGCCTTGGCTTCACCTGAAAGAATAGAACACACAAATGTTAAGTCTCTGacaaatttatgcaattttattttgGGGCCACAaaaaaactcaagaaatgtaaaaaaacattaacatttatACCGGtactaggaatttcaattgaatgaacacagctttcaacagctgtattcaATCCAGCCGCGATCGTATTTtacgtatttcaaactacaatgcgaacGCACAAGTCAAATCACAAGTGCGTcggcatggttggattcatttCCACATTTATGCACGTACAgttgcacacgctggcgtacatcatgCAGTGCACGCAATAAATTGTCACAGTATGTcgggctgtgttcattcaattgaaatttccactgtaGTGAATCCTCACAGCTAGTGATAGTTATTAGTTGGATTTGCAGTGGCAGAGATTCAGCAATTACCTCACACTTTCTTACTTATGCCGTCCACACCAGCAGCAGGCTGTGTGATTGATGGCTTCTGCTTCACAATGTCCTGCCATCTGCCTCAGTTGGTtgctatagtcaaatgcagcaaacctttgacgagcacgactactgtgatgttgcaaattcggcgcttacaacgcgtacggcgcacagttcattcataaatttccactcggcaacagtaGATCGCCTcggcagccaatcagagataggtgcatccaacgcagtaaatatgcgatgtatacttacaatacgcgctcgtcaaaggtttactgcatttgattatagCCTGCTCATTTCTGTTAGGGTTGGTATTCCTCTTGCTTGCCCATCTGTTTTAGCATACTCCAGCCATCTTTTACTTGGTCTTTCTCTTGGTCTCTTTCTGTTTTGCCAGACTTTATGACAGGTCAATTTGCAATGCAACTCTACATTTCTCAAGGACTTGAGCTTCATACAGTGGAATAAAGCTGTGTGGTAATTCTGCCATATTTGAAATTTCACCTAACACTAACAGTAAACGTACTGAGTACCCATTTTAAATGGTTACAAATTCTCTTTTAAAATATCTCATGAAAACTTACGGAATATATCTCTAACTTTCTGCGCCCCTGTACCGACAAACATGTGGTCAAAATCTGAACCAGATGCATAGAAGAATGGCACATCAGCTTCACCTGCAACAGCTCTAGCAAGGAGAGTCTTTCCTGTGCCTGGTGCTCCAATCAATAAAACACCTAGAAATTACACGCAAGAATTCATACAATCAAAATCTGTTCTGTTATCAAACATGTAGAATACAGTCAACAAATATAAACAcaaacacccacacacacccccacacttgTACTCACAATGAACCGAGGACAAAGTACCCCTGTTGATTTTACACATTAAAACCGAGGACACACACATTTGAAATCTCCACACCCTGGACTTTCATATACCGGTTTGACATGTCATAATAGGCCAAGGATAGGTATTATTCCCATAACCAGAGGCCCTCTTTTAATATGGTTTTATACGCATATTTATGTCTGCCGCACTCTATTGAGCAGGGTCTAAAAACCGAGAATGTCTTTATTCATGAATGCAAAACATCACTACAGATCGAGTGAGAGAATTTTGTTGGCCGTAGTATATAAT
Above is a window of Amphiura filiformis chromosome 20, Afil_fr2py, whole genome shotgun sequence DNA encoding:
- the LOC140142019 gene encoding ATP-dependent zinc metalloprotease YME1L1-like → MFSASGVTSQVMLPVQHLAGALHSLKTVADKGAIVWQSKPRCRKHTALKETHSERSQISVSLASIKEECSLSHLPESWIEDILPKPFKNSSRDVRWSTSYVSSETFFENKHGFKASDLQTNKSDLLVSPSAWLSSHHLCIGLNNLCSKHQIHHIQRRGFKTRRSENVHSLTSSGAVRKSDQETATTLMDLLFPKNIMNQLRSDFGFKKEPASSVLTQQPGTSPDSNVLGNILPNVQSAYDEHFNSSQQSHVKGQVMNYDSFKMGYYDGYVMARQGGSSGSGKEDFRGTLKEALTVRKLLKVIFIVCIPALIVALIVLRVFSDLGMVSSNVNMAATTTPVTFDDVRGIAEAKSELEEIVDYLKNPEKFTKLGGKLPKGVLLIGAPGTGKTLLARAVAGEADVPFFYASGSDFDHMFVGTGAQKVRDIFREAKAKAPCVIFIDELDSIGGKRIQSPNHPYARQTINQLLAEMDGFKTNTGVIVLGATNFPKSLDTALTRPGRFDINVTVPRPDVNGRIDILDLYLDKVKIASDVDKEILARGTVGFTGADLSNLVNQAALQAAKLNKDEVDMTDLEYAKDKILMGPERKSIIIDNKNKEITAFHEGGHALVAYFTKDAIPINKATIMPRGDSLGHVSLLPKKDQLNQTRSQLLAEMDICMGGRVAEEMIFGAEQITTGAGSDFDQATRIARLMITRFGMSDKLGVMTYSGPNEYGTTEHSEETRSEIEKEVRRLLEESYQRASSLLKTHSKEHRRLAEALLKHETLSADEVELAIKGKKIKSKH